The Methanobrevibacter sp. genome has a segment encoding these proteins:
- a CDS encoding NUMOD3 domain-containing DNA-binding protein, whose protein sequence is MKNNICGIYSITRKSTGQIYIGQSIDIKRRFEEHKRGMHAPVSKIDNAMLKYDEDDFELKIIKCCKPRYLNRFEKLYIKIYNAFEDDFHYNMTVGGDGLGSGEDHPNFGTKHTEEHKRKINASMSGPNNPNYGKIRSKEHSEKISRALKGKMAGSKNPMYGRRGENSPILGRKHTEEERAKISKTRIEKGLSKGKNNPMSRPEVRKKVSIKNSGENNPFYGKKHTEESLKKMSENNARYWLGKHLSEEHKRKIGDAQKGRKESIEKVIEMSKISSSTGFFHVSKQNAKGVDQGFIYRYTFYDDEDNKKQISSVDIEKLEKLVKDKGLLWLVVDEEKAKKTLEFNKKQKQKPKKQKYKFWETSKVQYRKSEMFRNNEDGLLPRSCFVAKFNGKKIAIGTFKEFVSPSIIHDLIITFNNKKNWD, encoded by the coding sequence ATGAAAAATAATATATGTGGAATTTATTCCATTACTAGAAAAAGTACAGGACAAATCTATATTGGTCAAAGCATTGATATTAAAAGAAGATTCGAAGAGCATAAAAGAGGGATGCATGCTCCAGTGTCTAAAATAGACAATGCCATGTTAAAATATGATGAAGATGATTTTGAACTAAAAATCATCAAATGCTGCAAACCACGATATCTGAACCGTTTTGAAAAATTGTATATTAAAATTTATAATGCTTTTGAAGATGATTTTCATTATAATATGACAGTAGGTGGAGATGGATTAGGTTCTGGTGAAGATCATCCTAATTTTGGTACAAAACATACTGAAGAGCATAAAAGGAAAATAAATGCTTCAATGAGTGGTCCAAATAATCCCAATTATGGTAAAATAAGAAGTAAGGAACATTCAGAAAAAATCAGTAGGGCTTTGAAAGGAAAAATGGCTGGTTCAAAGAATCCGATGTATGGTCGTAGAGGAGAAAATAGCCCAATATTAGGTAGAAAACATACTGAAGAAGAAAGAGCCAAAATTAGTAAAACTAGAATTGAAAAAGGACTTTCAAAAGGAAAAAATAATCCAATGAGCAGGCCAGAAGTCAGAAAAAAGGTTTCGATTAAAAATAGTGGAGAGAACAATCCTTTTTATGGTAAAAAACATACAGAGGAGTCACTTAAAAAGATGAGTGAAAATAATGCTAGATATTGGTTAGGTAAACATCTTTCAGAAGAGCATAAAAGGAAAATAGGGGATGCTCAAAAAGGTAGGAAAGAAAGTATTGAAAAAGTTATAGAAATGAGTAAAATAAGTTCAAGTACAGGTTTCTTCCATGTTTCAAAACAAAATGCAAAAGGAGTTGACCAAGGGTTTATTTACAGATACACTTTTTATGATGATGAAGATAATAAAAAACAAATTTCCTCTGTAGATATTGAAAAACTTGAAAAATTAGTTAAAGATAAAGGATTGTTATGGTTAGTAGTGGATGAGGAAAAGGCTAAAAAGACTTTAGAATTTAATAAAAAACAGAAACAAAAACCTAAAAAACAAAAATATAAGTTTTGGGAAACCAGTAAAGTTCAATATAGAAAAAGTGAAATGTTTAGAAATAATGAGGATGGTTTGTTACCTAGAAGTTGTTTTGTTGCTAAATTTAATGGGAAGAAAATAGCTATTGGAACTTTTAAGGAGTTTGTTAGTCCTAGTATTATTCATGATTTGATTATAACCTTTAATAATAAAAAAAATTGGGACTAA